A region from the Enterobacter roggenkampii genome encodes:
- a CDS encoding PLP-dependent aminotransferase family protein → MSAPSPHYRRIAERLRLTLSSGALRVGDRMISARKLAEREHVSLPTALEALRCLEAEGLIVARPRSGYYIRQISLPPRAEPARSTPGPVPVTMSAVARSLFSSAEARLIPLGAALPDPAWLPGEALQRALHSVGRRLDAHGQSYSLPPGRRDLRSKIAARAAQWGARFGADDLIITAGATQALRLALRAVCQPGDVVAVEQPAYFGTLLLLEDLGLKALEIPTDPAEGLLLEPLADAIRCHRPAAVLASPTVQNPLGASMPVARKQELVALLEEAGIPLIEDDVYGDLVGDGQRPPACKAFDQNGNVIYCSSLSKTLAPGWRIGWIAAGRYYPQVLQARMAGDWAGAPLLEAATSEMLANGDYDRHLRRLKRRIAEGIAAVVARVKASFPPGTRVNVPAAGFLLWVELPPQVNALEVHRRALARGIGVSPGPLFSPGAELTHFLRLNCANEPTPRLLNAVEQIGALCHELAAFTPDSPAIR, encoded by the coding sequence ATGTCTGCCCCCTCCCCACACTATCGCCGGATTGCTGAGCGTCTGCGCCTCACGCTTTCTTCAGGCGCATTGCGAGTCGGTGACCGGATGATCTCCGCGCGTAAACTGGCCGAACGCGAGCACGTGAGCCTTCCGACGGCGCTGGAGGCCCTTCGCTGCCTTGAGGCTGAAGGGCTGATCGTTGCGCGACCGCGTTCAGGTTATTACATCCGCCAGATCAGCCTCCCTCCGCGCGCGGAGCCCGCGCGTTCCACGCCGGGCCCGGTGCCCGTGACTATGTCCGCCGTGGCCCGGTCGCTGTTCAGCAGTGCAGAAGCCCGGCTGATCCCGCTGGGCGCCGCCCTGCCCGATCCCGCGTGGCTGCCCGGGGAGGCGCTACAGCGGGCGTTACACTCCGTGGGCCGTCGTCTGGACGCGCATGGGCAGAGCTACAGCCTGCCGCCGGGAAGGCGTGATTTACGAAGCAAGATTGCGGCGCGTGCTGCGCAGTGGGGAGCCCGCTTCGGCGCGGACGATCTCATTATCACCGCGGGCGCGACGCAGGCGCTGCGCCTGGCCCTGCGGGCCGTGTGTCAGCCAGGTGATGTGGTGGCGGTGGAGCAGCCCGCCTACTTTGGCACGCTCCTGCTGCTGGAGGATTTAGGCCTGAAGGCGTTAGAAATCCCCACCGATCCTGCTGAAGGTCTGTTACTGGAACCGCTGGCTGACGCCATCCGCTGCCACCGTCCCGCGGCCGTCCTGGCCTCGCCCACCGTGCAAAACCCATTGGGTGCCAGCATGCCCGTCGCGCGCAAGCAGGAACTGGTTGCTCTGCTTGAAGAAGCCGGTATTCCTCTGATTGAGGACGACGTTTACGGTGACCTGGTCGGTGACGGACAACGTCCTCCGGCCTGCAAAGCCTTCGACCAGAACGGGAATGTGATTTACTGCAGCTCCCTGTCTAAAACGCTTGCACCGGGGTGGCGAATCGGCTGGATTGCCGCCGGACGCTATTACCCGCAGGTCTTGCAGGCCCGCATGGCCGGAGACTGGGCCGGCGCGCCGCTGCTGGAAGCCGCGACGAGCGAGATGCTGGCAAACGGCGACTACGACCGTCACCTGCGGCGGCTAAAGCGGCGGATCGCAGAGGGAATCGCCGCCGTCGTGGCGCGGGTCAAGGCCAGTTTTCCCCCCGGTACCCGCGTAAACGTCCCCGCAGCTGGCTTTCTGCTGTGGGTCGAACTTCCTCCGCAGGTCAACGCGCTGGAGGTGCATCGCCGCGCGCTGGCGCGGGGTATTGGCGTCAGCCCCGGCCCCCTGTTTTCCCCTGGCGCAGAACTCACGCACTTTCTGCGGCTAAACTGTGCAAACGAACCGACGCCCCGCCTGCTCAATGCCGTGGAGCAGATTGGTGCGCTATGCCATGAGCTGGCCGCTTTCACACCAGACTCTCCAGCCATTCGGTAA
- a CDS encoding arylamine N-acetyltransferase family protein has protein sequence MHSDNFDISSYFKRINYTGPAAADTSTLHALMRHQIFSVPFENLDVQAGKIVSLAPDDIAEKVLKKGRGGYCYEVNGLFAMALEALGIPYRFVAARPMFYPARRPKTHMALIAAVESRQWLCDLGFGSYGIRAPMALDTLDVEITQDFDTFRLSRSAEGEYLLEAKVEGEWARQYGFDLTPQEWIDFVPANYLNSTHPDAIFVQKRVVVQHSPEGRQILLGDMLKTITANGTETRQLAEEDIRHVLKDRFALTAA, from the coding sequence ATGCACAGCGATAATTTCGACATTTCCTCGTATTTCAAACGCATAAACTACACCGGACCGGCGGCGGCCGATACGTCCACCCTGCATGCGCTGATGCGTCATCAGATCTTTTCCGTTCCCTTTGAAAATCTGGACGTGCAGGCGGGGAAAATTGTCTCGCTGGCACCAGACGACATTGCCGAGAAGGTGCTAAAGAAAGGGCGCGGCGGGTACTGCTATGAGGTGAACGGGCTTTTTGCCATGGCGCTGGAAGCGTTAGGGATACCTTACCGTTTCGTGGCGGCGCGCCCGATGTTCTACCCCGCGCGGCGGCCAAAAACCCATATGGCGCTCATCGCCGCGGTGGAGAGCCGTCAGTGGCTTTGCGATCTCGGCTTCGGCAGCTACGGCATCCGCGCGCCAATGGCGCTGGATACGCTTGACGTGGAAATCACCCAGGATTTCGACACGTTTCGCCTGAGCCGCAGCGCGGAGGGCGAGTATTTGCTTGAGGCGAAGGTTGAAGGCGAATGGGCCCGACAATACGGCTTCGATCTCACGCCCCAGGAGTGGATTGATTTCGTTCCGGCCAACTACCTGAACTCCACGCATCCTGATGCTATTTTTGTGCAGAAGCGGGTGGTGGTGCAGCACAGCCCGGAAGGACGCCAGATTTTGCTGGGCGATATGCTGAAAACCATCACGGCGAACGGCACTGAAACGCGGCAGCTGGCGGAGGAGGACATCCGCCATGTCCTGAAAGACCGTTTTGCGCTGACCGCCGCGTAA